A part of Sulfurimonas sp. HSL-1716 genomic DNA contains:
- a CDS encoding HAMP domain-containing sensor histidine kinase, whose translation MFYNLRRYIFLYYFITVIIFGGGFSYVKDTAKPVDAYIIITVFLILVVISGIIISKLAIEPLEEYVTNLEELSRDTLHELNLPIATIKTNVDMIEKKLSDEKSLKRLSRIKTACNMLTQRYNELDYMIKRQTKREIIERFDLKELIDERVEFLRNIYVEVEFTKDLENFIINMDKIGLSKVIDNIIDNGVKYSQNANKIDITLKNKVLRIKDYGIGIDEVVLLRIFDRYYQNDDSMPGFGIGLSMVKRFCDTHRIKLNIESKKGSGTTIFLDFKGS comes from the coding sequence TTGTTTTACAATCTTAGACGATATATATTTTTATATTATTTCATAACGGTCATCATCTTCGGCGGGGGATTTTCTTATGTAAAAGATACCGCCAAACCCGTAGATGCGTATATAATAATCACGGTATTTTTGATCCTCGTCGTTATATCGGGTATCATCATATCAAAGCTTGCCATCGAACCCCTTGAAGAGTACGTAACAAATCTCGAAGAACTTTCACGCGACACCCTGCATGAACTCAACCTTCCCATCGCTACCATAAAAACGAATGTCGATATGATAGAAAAGAAGCTTTCCGATGAAAAATCTCTAAAACGTCTAAGCCGTATCAAAACCGCATGCAATATGCTGACGCAAAGATACAACGAGCTTGATTATATGATAAAGAGACAGACAAAAAGGGAGATCATAGAGCGTTTCGATCTCAAAGAACTCATAGATGAGCGTGTAGAATTTTTACGGAATATTTACGTAGAAGTGGAATTTACCAAGGATTTAGAAAATTTTATTATAAATATGGATAAAATCGGGCTTAGTAAAGTGATAGACAATATCATAGATAACGGCGTGAAATATTCACAAAATGCAAATAAGATAGATATAACACTCAAAAACAAGGTGTTACGCATCAAAGATTACGGAATAGGCATCGATGAGGTGGTGCTGCTTCGTATCTTTGACAGATATTATCAAAATGACGACAGTATGCCCGGATTTGGCATCGGACTCTCTATGGTAAAAAGATTTTGCGATACGCATCGCATAAAATTAAACATAGAATCGAAAAAAGGTAGCGGGACTACCATATTTTTAGACTTTAAAGGCAGCTAA
- a CDS encoding exonuclease domain-containing protein has translation MAKYIILDTETTGAGESDRIIQLGYMVLGNGDIEVQNEFCSTDVPISFGAMEVHHITPEMIADKPVCKDTQAYKRLLELNTEENYVIIHNAPFDIGMLEKEGFSLKMKLIDTLRCAKHIFEDEEAHRLQFFRYKMGLYKQEEAEAKKLGIEVKAHDAIGDVLTLKLFLTELKKSIEERFAGENPVEKMVYLTQEPIFIKTFRFGKYKGKSLADVAAEDAGYLRWMLKSMDNIDVDLKYSIEKVLSL, from the coding sequence ATGGCAAAATATATCATCTTGGATACGGAAACGACGGGTGCGGGTGAGAGTGACCGTATCATCCAGCTTGGGTACATGGTCCTTGGAAACGGCGACATCGAAGTGCAAAACGAATTTTGCTCCACAGACGTTCCTATCTCGTTTGGAGCGATGGAGGTTCACCATATCACTCCCGAGATGATCGCGGACAAACCCGTATGCAAAGATACACAGGCGTATAAAAGGCTGCTTGAGCTCAATACCGAGGAGAATTATGTCATTATCCATAATGCTCCTTTTGATATCGGTATGCTTGAAAAAGAGGGTTTTTCCCTAAAAATGAAACTGATCGACACGCTGAGGTGTGCAAAACATATCTTTGAAGATGAAGAAGCGCACAGACTACAGTTTTTTCGCTATAAGATGGGACTTTACAAACAAGAAGAAGCGGAAGCGAAAAAGCTCGGCATAGAGGTCAAAGCCCATGACGCTATAGGCGATGTGCTTACCTTAAAACTTTTTTTGACCGAGCTGAAAAAATCTATCGAAGAAAGATTTGCAGGTGAAAACCCGGTCGAAAAGATGGTGTATCTTACTCAAGAACCGATCTTTATAAAAACTTTCAGGTTCGGAAAATACAAAGGCAAAAGCCTGGCGGATGTTGCAGCCGAAGATGCCGGATATCTGCGATGGATGCTCAAATCGATGGACAATATCGACGTCGATCTGAAATATTCGATAGAAAAAGTGCTCTCTTTATGA
- a CDS encoding MoxR family ATPase gives MKASEIKNSVEAMVEQKIPTFLWGAPGIGKSSIIRQIAEQKDIGFIDLRLSLMDPTDLKGIPFYDKHEHSAVWAAPSFLPKEGRGILFLDELNSAPPAVQASAYQLILDRRVGEYELPAGWAIVAAGNRESDRGVVYRMPSPLANRFVHLEMDVDVGDYKEWAFKNGIDERIIAYVGYKNENLFTFDATKNEKSFATPRSWEFVDRVLKSPMDEKLLLDSIGGAVGHDIAVDFLSFCKVAGRLPDIEEILASGEGEYPSDVDVLYALSAGLVSKTLKNKERLDNLLRYTLELQSEFAVMIVQELQRYGVRMEHSQEFKNWVRKFSYLLS, from the coding sequence TTGAAAGCAAGCGAGATAAAAAACTCCGTAGAAGCGATGGTAGAACAGAAAATACCGACATTTCTCTGGGGTGCTCCAGGAATCGGAAAGTCATCTATCATACGGCAGATAGCCGAACAAAAAGATATAGGCTTTATAGATCTGCGTCTCTCTTTGATGGACCCTACTGACTTGAAAGGGATACCCTTTTACGATAAGCATGAACACTCGGCCGTATGGGCCGCTCCCTCGTTTTTGCCAAAAGAGGGGAGAGGAATACTCTTTTTGGATGAACTCAACTCCGCACCGCCTGCCGTCCAAGCTTCGGCATATCAGCTGATACTGGACAGACGTGTAGGAGAGTATGAACTTCCTGCAGGCTGGGCGATCGTGGCTGCGGGAAACCGGGAGAGTGACAGGGGCGTGGTCTATAGGATGCCATCACCCCTTGCCAACCGTTTCGTGCATCTGGAGATGGATGTGGATGTGGGAGATTATAAGGAGTGGGCGTTTAAAAACGGTATCGATGAGCGTATCATCGCCTATGTCGGCTACAAGAACGAGAACCTTTTTACCTTCGATGCTACAAAGAACGAAAAAAGCTTTGCAACGCCGAGAAGCTGGGAGTTTGTTGACAGAGTCTTGAAATCACCTATGGACGAAAAGCTGCTTTTAGACAGTATAGGAGGGGCGGTCGGACACGATATCGCAGTCGATTTTTTGAGTTTTTGCAAAGTTGCCGGCAGACTGCCGGACATCGAGGAGATACTTGCTTCTGGTGAGGGTGAATACCCAAGCGATGTGGATGTACTTTATGCGCTTAGTGCAGGACTCGTTTCAAAGACTTTGAAAAATAAAGAGCGGCTGGACAACCTTCTGCGTTATACCTTGGAATTGCAAAGCGAATTTGCCGTCATGATAGTTCAGGAACTCCAACGCTACGGTGTAAGGATGGAACACTCGCAGGAGTTTAAGAACTGGGTGCGAAAGTTTAGTTATCTGCTCTCATGA
- a CDS encoding arsenic transporter: MLLAGGIFLITLIFIIWQPKGLQIGTTAVVGALISIVLGVVSFNDVLTVTNIVWDATLAFIGIIILSMVLDEIGFFEYAALKMARYSGGNGHLMFVYILLLGAVVAAFFANDGAALILTPILLAKMKHLKMKPVAVFAFLMAGGFIGDSASNPLVISNLTNIVTAGYFHIGFSEYAKNMFLPNLLSIMASIAVLWIYFRKDIPKSIDIASLAEPRSVIKNMTMFKLSWFFLAFLMAGYFMGDRFHLPVSLFALGGAILFLLIANHYKAVKPIMTIKAAPWQVVWFSIGLYVVVYGLKNAGITDIIASWITELIKQGDTIAVIATGFLSAFISSIMNNMPTIMLMDISINHVGYAGNEALAYANILGSNLGPKMTPIGSLATLLWLHVLAKKGVKITWGEYMKVGLVITPPVLFTALLGLI, translated from the coding sequence ATGCTGTTAGCTGGCGGCATCTTTTTAATAACGCTCATCTTTATCATCTGGCAGCCTAAGGGGTTGCAGATAGGCACGACAGCGGTTGTCGGAGCACTCATCAGCATAGTGCTCGGTGTGGTCAGTTTTAATGATGTTTTAACCGTGACTAACATCGTTTGGGACGCGACTTTGGCTTTTATAGGCATTATTATCCTTTCCATGGTGCTTGACGAAATAGGTTTTTTCGAATACGCCGCACTTAAGATGGCGCGTTACAGCGGAGGAAACGGACACTTGATGTTTGTTTACATCCTGCTTCTAGGAGCTGTAGTGGCGGCATTCTTTGCCAATGACGGAGCGGCGCTCATCCTTACTCCGATCCTGCTTGCAAAGATGAAGCATCTCAAGATGAAGCCCGTAGCCGTATTTGCCTTTTTGATGGCAGGCGGATTTATCGGTGACAGCGCTTCAAATCCGCTTGTCATCTCCAATCTTACCAACATTGTGACGGCGGGATATTTTCATATAGGATTTAGCGAATATGCAAAAAATATGTTCCTGCCGAATCTGCTTAGCATCATGGCTTCCATAGCGGTTTTATGGATCTATTTCAGAAAAGATATTCCAAAAAGCATCGACATCGCATCTTTGGCAGAGCCTCGTTCGGTCATAAAAAATATGACGATGTTTAAACTTTCTTGGTTCTTTCTTGCATTTTTGATGGCCGGATATTTCATGGGAGACAGATTTCATCTGCCGGTTTCGCTCTTTGCTCTTGGCGGAGCAATACTGTTTTTGCTTATAGCAAATCATTACAAAGCGGTTAAACCCATTATGACCATTAAAGCTGCGCCTTGGCAGGTTGTTTGGTTTTCGATAGGACTTTACGTGGTTGTCTACGGACTTAAAAATGCGGGTATCACGGATATCATCGCTTCATGGATAACCGAACTGATAAAACAGGGAGATACGATCGCCGTTATCGCAACGGGATTTTTGTCGGCATTTATCAGTTCGATCATGAACAATATGCCGACCATTATGCTGATGGATATCTCCATAAATCATGTAGGATATGCAGGAAACGAGGCCTTGGCTTATGCAAATATTCTAGGCTCGAACTTAGGACCGAAAATGACGCCTATCGGTTCGCTTGCCACACTGTTGTGGCTTCATGTACTGGCAAAAAAAGGTGTCAAGATCACTTGGGGCGAGTATATGAAAGTAGGTCTTGTGATCACTCCTCCCGTACTTTTCACGGCGCTTTTGGGACTTATCTGA
- a CDS encoding diguanylate cyclase — protein sequence MHRILIVEDNKALAKLIAKKLKTSLNFEIDIAFSMQEAKLFTKKYEYFVTLLDLNLPDAPNGEIVDFMISKNIKSIILSANMNKELRKSILQKDVIDYIKKDGVENIDYIISTILRLVKNQNHKVLIVDDSLVFRNQLQKMVKNLFFNVYTVAHGEEALGMLQTHPDIKIVLTDYNMPVMNGLELTKEIRKTHSKNELSIIALSSNQDDEITALFLKNGANDYIYKPFSKEEFSCRLNNAIEALENIEKITHNASRDFLTGVYNRRHFYEKAYEYFNEAKESEQNFCIAMIDIDDYKKINDTYGHEAADDVVVNLSNILTKNSGVEDIVARFGNEEFCILFKGISQNEARERLQTLQHQVETSYVKSAQTEISYTVCIGAQTSPEDTLQESVNSADMLLYNAKNSGKNQILFN from the coding sequence ATGCATAGAATTTTGATCGTTGAAGACAATAAGGCACTGGCAAAACTTATCGCAAAAAAACTCAAAACCTCTCTGAATTTTGAGATAGATATAGCTTTTTCGATGCAAGAAGCCAAACTTTTTACCAAAAAATACGAATATTTCGTGACGCTTCTTGACCTTAACCTACCCGACGCACCAAACGGAGAGATCGTCGATTTTATGATATCAAAAAATATAAAATCGATAATACTCAGTGCCAATATGAACAAAGAGCTGAGAAAATCGATACTTCAAAAAGATGTGATCGATTACATAAAAAAAGACGGCGTGGAGAATATCGACTATATCATATCCACTATCTTGCGTCTTGTGAAGAACCAGAACCATAAAGTTCTCATAGTCGATGATTCTCTTGTGTTTAGAAATCAGCTCCAAAAAATGGTTAAGAACCTTTTTTTCAACGTCTATACGGTCGCTCACGGAGAAGAAGCATTGGGAATGCTTCAAACCCATCCTGACATAAAAATCGTACTGACAGACTATAATATGCCGGTTATGAACGGGCTTGAACTGACAAAAGAGATCAGAAAGACTCACTCTAAAAACGAATTGAGCATCATAGCACTTTCATCGAATCAGGATGATGAGATAACCGCACTATTTTTGAAAAACGGAGCGAACGACTACATATATAAGCCCTTTTCCAAAGAGGAGTTTTCCTGCAGGCTCAACAACGCCATAGAGGCTTTGGAAAATATCGAAAAGATAACGCATAACGCCAGCAGAGACTTTTTGACCGGTGTCTATAACCGCAGACATTTTTATGAAAAAGCGTATGAATACTTCAATGAAGCCAAAGAGAGCGAACAAAACTTCTGTATCGCTATGATAGACATAGACGACTATAAAAAGATAAACGATACGTATGGTCATGAGGCTGCTGATGACGTGGTCGTCAACCTCTCGAACATCCTTACGAAAAACAGCGGTGTCGAAGATATAGTGGCTCGTTTTGGCAATGAGGAGTTTTGTATCCTTTTCAAAGGGATCTCGCAAAACGAAGCAAGGGAAAGGTTACAGACGCTGCAGCATCAAGTCGAAACTTCCTATGTCAAAAGCGCCCAAACAGAGATATCCTACACAGTGTGCATCGGAGCACAGACCTCTCCTGAAGACACATTGCAAGAGAGCGTCAACAGCGCCGATATGCTTCTCTATAATGCAAAGAACAGCGGCAAAAACCAGATACTCTTCAACTAG
- a CDS encoding phosphomannomutase/phosphoglucomutase, whose protein sequence is MSIYREYDIRGIFEKELNEASVVRIGYALGKRIKGEYVAVGYDARSHSPILFEYLVRGLNAGGKKILDMGMVPTPVNYFANYQEWEGITPDASVMITGSHNPSEYNGFKITIDKAPFFGEDIYELGQEVESMDMPRETNRSVTKIDALSRYVDFMVKEFSHLRGMKERIVYDCGNGVAGIVTQRIFDGLGLNARGIYTDPDGTFPNHHPDPSVEHNLKDIKKLLKKEGDIAFAYDGDADRIAVLTHKNNIKGDMMALLYSLKIKNPVVVGEVKCSQVMYDELERRGGRAVMYKTGHSNLKVKMKEIGADLACEVSGHVFFKNRYFGYDDAIYATLRMLELVQDGIDLDAELAKLPEIFSTEEIKIETTEVQKFKIIMKVKELLKNPPKDFPHIREIINVDGVRVVFDKGWGLVRASNTTPVLVTRFESTSKKELKTYENVLNALIEKAKQDL, encoded by the coding sequence TTGAGCATTTACAGAGAATATGATATACGGGGTATCTTTGAAAAAGAGTTGAACGAAGCAAGCGTCGTGCGCATCGGCTATGCGCTCGGCAAGAGAATAAAGGGAGAATATGTGGCAGTGGGATACGATGCCAGAAGCCATTCGCCGATCCTTTTTGAGTATCTGGTGCGCGGACTCAACGCAGGTGGTAAAAAAATACTTGACATGGGAATGGTCCCCACGCCGGTCAATTATTTTGCCAACTATCAGGAGTGGGAAGGCATCACTCCCGATGCCTCCGTTATGATCACAGGTTCGCACAATCCAAGTGAATACAACGGCTTTAAGATCACGATAGACAAAGCCCCTTTTTTCGGGGAAGATATCTATGAACTGGGTCAAGAAGTAGAATCGATGGATATGCCGCGTGAAACAAATAGGAGCGTAACGAAGATAGATGCCCTTAGCCGCTATGTAGATTTTATGGTCAAAGAGTTTTCCCATCTTCGCGGTATGAAAGAGCGTATAGTCTATGATTGCGGAAACGGCGTCGCCGGCATAGTGACACAGAGGATATTTGATGGTCTGGGATTAAATGCCAGAGGGATATATACGGATCCCGACGGAACGTTTCCAAACCATCATCCCGACCCTTCGGTCGAACATAATCTCAAAGATATAAAAAAACTGCTTAAAAAAGAGGGCGATATCGCTTTTGCGTATGACGGAGACGCAGACCGCATAGCGGTTCTTACACATAAAAACAATATCAAAGGCGATATGATGGCGCTTTTATACTCGCTGAAGATAAAAAATCCCGTAGTCGTAGGCGAAGTGAAATGCTCTCAGGTGATGTATGATGAACTAGAACGCCGCGGCGGTAGGGCTGTCATGTACAAGACGGGACATTCAAATCTTAAAGTGAAGATGAAGGAGATTGGTGCCGATCTGGCATGCGAAGTAAGCGGGCACGTTTTCTTTAAAAACCGCTATTTCGGGTATGACGATGCGATCTATGCGACTCTCAGGATGCTTGAGCTTGTGCAAGACGGTATCGATTTGGATGCCGAACTGGCGAAGCTGCCGGAAATTTTCTCGACTGAAGAGATAAAAATAGAGACGACCGAAGTCCAGAAATTCAAGATCATAATGAAAGTAAAAGAACTCTTGAAAAATCCTCCAAAAGACTTTCCGCACATTAGAGAGATCATAAATGTAGACGGTGTAAGAGTAGTTTTTGACAAAGGATGGGGATTGGTGAGAGCGAGCAATACGACGCCTGTTTTAGTGACGCGTTTTGAATCGACATCGAAAAAAGAGCTTAAAACGTATGAGAATGTTTTAAACGCTCTTATAGAAAAAGCAAAACAAGATTTATAG
- a CDS encoding response regulator transcription factor, protein MSSKILLLEDDLLLCETIADLLEDEGYEVTQCKNGQEVLDLTYKERFDLYLLDINVPIINGLDLLKELRLSNDKTSTIFLTSHKEQEMLSIGFLHGADDYIKKPFDSYELLLRIKAVLKRYKGDENECIGQLCNDKNRKRIHYKQKELDLSQKEYALLSLLMKNANEVVTKEMIVYELWNNNEDVSDGAIRVYINRLKHFLDEGMIENIRAVGYRLVLQS, encoded by the coding sequence ATGTCGAGTAAGATCCTGCTTTTAGAAGACGATCTTCTTTTGTGCGAGACTATCGCCGATCTTCTTGAAGACGAAGGATATGAGGTCACGCAGTGCAAAAACGGACAAGAAGTTCTTGACCTGACCTACAAAGAGAGGTTTGATCTGTACCTTTTGGATATAAACGTACCCATCATAAACGGACTCGATCTCTTAAAAGAACTTCGCCTCTCAAACGACAAGACTTCCACTATTTTTCTTACTTCGCACAAAGAACAGGAGATGCTTTCAATCGGCTTCCTTCACGGTGCGGACGACTATATAAAAAAACCTTTTGACTCCTATGAACTTCTTTTACGCATAAAAGCCGTTTTGAAACGCTATAAAGGCGATGAGAACGAGTGCATCGGTCAATTGTGCAACGATAAGAACAGAAAGCGTATCCACTATAAGCAAAAAGAGCTCGACCTCTCTCAAAAGGAGTATGCGCTTTTATCGCTGCTGATGAAAAATGCAAACGAAGTCGTAACCAAAGAGATGATAGTCTATGAGCTTTGGAACAACAATGAAGACGTAAGCGACGGAGCTATCCGTGTCTATATAAACCGTTTAAAACATTTTCTGGATGAGGGCATGATCGAGAATATACGGGCAGTGGGTTACAGACTTGTTTTACAATCTTAG
- a CDS encoding VWA-like domain-containing protein → MSLQAKISRAKAKLLVDYPYFGTLASRLKLIKNENISAFLSDGTKLEYNDEYLKSLEISELEFALSNGAMHTVLSHQNRKNSRYGWLWQLSTDYAINSMLVQNGLDMPLGVNYDPRFEGLYAEEIYEILRDEIKNEEFSDNESDETGFNEDNKRHNNKQNSSGSSDKKDENAPKMEVENIVDEELLSTMNEKLIQDELIRGDLPLGLDRFFDLTSSSKIDWREKLRDAIDRFYKDDYRVLPPAKKLLYLGTYLPSLTSNRFKLTIAIDSSGSVDEQMLSSFMSEVNSIMLSISNYEIDILVADAKVYSHETFYEGDELLYTLKGGGGTDFRPVFEYIEQNLYDTALLLYFTDLNGMFPKEQPLYNVAWIAPKKSDIPFGELIVMD, encoded by the coding sequence ATGAGTCTGCAAGCAAAGATATCCCGCGCAAAGGCCAAACTTTTGGTCGATTATCCCTATTTCGGTACGCTTGCAAGCAGGCTAAAACTGATAAAAAATGAAAATATCTCCGCATTTCTAAGCGACGGAACGAAACTGGAATATAACGACGAGTATCTGAAATCTTTAGAGATAAGCGAGCTGGAGTTTGCTTTGAGCAACGGTGCGATGCATACGGTACTTTCACATCAAAACCGTAAAAACTCCCGTTATGGCTGGCTTTGGCAGCTCTCTACCGACTATGCGATAAACTCCATGCTCGTTCAAAACGGTCTTGATATGCCTTTGGGCGTTAACTATGATCCGCGATTTGAGGGTCTGTATGCAGAAGAGATATACGAGATACTTCGCGACGAGATAAAAAACGAGGAGTTCAGCGATAATGAGAGTGACGAGACGGGATTCAACGAAGATAACAAACGTCACAACAACAAACAAAACAGTTCCGGCAGCAGCGATAAAAAAGATGAGAATGCGCCGAAGATGGAGGTTGAGAACATCGTAGATGAGGAACTGCTCTCAACAATGAACGAAAAGCTGATCCAAGATGAACTTATCCGCGGTGATCTGCCTTTAGGACTTGATAGGTTCTTTGATCTGACTTCTTCTTCGAAGATAGACTGGAGAGAAAAGCTGAGAGATGCGATAGACCGCTTTTATAAAGATGACTACAGGGTTCTTCCGCCCGCTAAAAAGCTGTTGTATCTCGGCACCTACCTGCCTTCGCTTACAAGCAACAGGTTTAAGCTTACTATTGCCATAGACAGTTCGGGTTCGGTAGATGAACAGATGTTAAGTTCTTTTATGAGCGAGGTAAACTCCATAATGCTGAGCATTTCAAACTATGAAATAGATATTTTGGTTGCCGATGCGAAGGTATATTCCCATGAAACTTTTTATGAGGGAGACGAACTTCTCTACACGTTAAAAGGAGGGGGCGGGACCGATTTTAGACCTGTCTTTGAGTACATAGAACAAAATCTCTATGACACTGCATTACTGCTTTATTTTACCGATCTAAACGGGATGTTTCCAAAAGAGCAGCCGCTATATAACGTAGCGTGGATAGCACCTAAAAAAAGCGATATCCCTTTTGGAGAACTTATCGTTATGGACTAG
- the exbB gene encoding TonB-system energizer ExbB, whose protein sequence is METSTFLTYAENTLDYGIMGILFLMSIVTLWLFIERLMFYRSVRLEDYDNKDTLELDLSDNLSTIGAMGANAPYVGLLGTVIGIMLTFYSLGDIGAVDAKKIMMGLALALKATALGLVVAIPAISFYTILLRKMEKIIVKFDILREAKR, encoded by the coding sequence ATGGAAACATCGACTTTTTTAACGTACGCGGAAAATACACTTGATTACGGAATAATGGGAATACTTTTTTTGATGAGTATCGTGACATTATGGCTCTTTATAGAGAGGCTCATGTTCTACAGATCGGTGAGACTGGAAGATTATGACAATAAAGATACGCTCGAACTCGATCTCAGCGATAACCTTTCGACGATCGGTGCAATGGGTGCGAATGCTCCTTATGTCGGGCTTTTAGGGACGGTTATCGGTATTATGCTGACCTTTTACAGTCTCGGTGATATAGGTGCAGTAGATGCAAAAAAAATAATGATGGGACTTGCCCTCGCTCTAAAAGCGACGGCTTTAGGCCTCGTTGTGGCTATTCCCGCCATCTCGTTTTATACGATCCTGCTTCGCAAAATGGAAAAAATAATTGTGAAGTTCGATATACTCCGCGAGGCGAAAAGATAG
- a CDS encoding DUF819 family protein codes for MITSPLLYLLIIAAIGTFFGYLKQKSRFKVFSSHIYIILFIFIGTSLLSYLGIFANTQEIKSIYHTLKNNLLPAMIFLTFTDLDLKNLLKGSGIGCSCNIGPKRYWFLLALSFFVSLASQFLSLHTMLAEPFISAVVLSAFFGILASFTPLKNINGIKDIAATMLYLLAALFASQIR; via the coding sequence ATGATAACATCACCCCTATTATATCTGTTAATCATTGCGGCTATCGGAACATTTTTTGGCTACTTGAAACAAAAAAGCCGTTTCAAAGTTTTTTCTTCGCATATTTATATCATACTCTTCATATTTATCGGCACATCTCTTTTATCGTATCTGGGAATCTTTGCAAATACGCAGGAGATAAAGAGCATCTATCATACACTAAAAAACAATCTGCTTCCCGCCATGATCTTTTTAACCTTTACGGATTTGGATCTTAAAAATCTGCTCAAAGGCTCCGGCATAGGCTGTTCTTGCAATATCGGCCCCAAACGCTACTGGTTTCTCTTGGCTCTTAGTTTTTTTGTCAGTTTGGCATCTCAATTTCTTAGCTTGCACACAATGCTTGCAGAGCCTTTTATAAGTGCCGTTGTCCTTTCCGCTTTTTTTGGAATACTGGCATCGTTTACTCCGTTAAAAAACATCAACGGCATCAAAGACATAGCCGCTACAATGCTCTATCTTTTAGCAGCACTCTTCGCATCACAGATCAGATAA
- a CDS encoding biopolymer transporter ExbD, which translates to MKQRRKFDQINVIPFIDIMLVLLVMVLTTATFVKQGIIPVNLPEAKTKEKNDLQKEVAIYVNAKGEIYYDKAKVTLEELEKNLSLIAKTQTVVLRSDKESRFQDFVNVMNILKRLNHEQLYIVTKE; encoded by the coding sequence ATGAAACAAAGAAGAAAGTTTGATCAGATAAACGTCATACCGTTTATCGATATTATGCTCGTACTTCTTGTCATGGTGCTTACTACCGCCACGTTCGTAAAACAGGGGATCATTCCCGTAAATCTTCCCGAAGCCAAAACAAAAGAGAAGAACGATCTTCAAAAAGAGGTCGCCATCTACGTCAACGCCAAAGGCGAGATCTATTACGACAAAGCCAAAGTGACACTAGAGGAGCTGGAAAAAAATTTATCGTTGATCGCTAAGACGCAGACGGTGGTTTTAAGAAGCGACAAAGAGTCGAGATTCCAAGATTTTGTGAATGTCATGAACATATTAAAACGTTTGAATCACGAGCAGCTTTATATCGTTACGAAAGAGTGA
- the pyrC gene encoding dihydroorotase — MKTHTLLMPLDMHLHLRDGVMLENVAPLSAYSFSGALVMPNLVPPLTTKDAVLAYKERIMAAVPNDYFEPYMTLFYQNYERAFLESVVDTILAIKLYPAGITTNSESGVKAFDIEAMRPTLQAMSDLEIPLCVHGETDGFVMDREAEFMSIYELLAQNFPKLKIVMEHITTKAAVEMLEKYENLYATITLHHLLITLDDVVGGMMKPHLFCKPIAKRPEDREALLKVALEAHPKVMFGSDSAPHPQDKKESCGCAAGVFTAPIALQVLCEIFDEFNALENLQNFVSDNAQRIYGICPEFKEVSLIASPFKVPQNYSGVIPMYAGETIGWSIENVE, encoded by the coding sequence ATGAAAACCCATACTCTTTTAATGCCTCTTGACATGCATCTTCATCTCCGTGACGGTGTTATGCTGGAAAACGTGGCGCCTCTGAGCGCTTACAGTTTCAGCGGTGCATTGGTCATGCCGAATCTCGTTCCTCCTCTGACGACAAAAGATGCCGTTTTAGCATATAAAGAGCGTATCATGGCGGCGGTTCCAAATGACTATTTCGAACCCTATATGACCCTTTTTTACCAAAATTACGAAAGAGCGTTTTTAGAGAGTGTCGTCGATACTATCTTGGCGATCAAACTCTATCCCGCCGGTATCACGACAAACTCCGAGAGCGGTGTAAAAGCCTTTGATATCGAAGCGATGAGACCTACATTACAAGCTATGAGCGACCTTGAGATACCTTTGTGCGTTCACGGCGAGACGGACGGTTTCGTGATGGACAGAGAAGCGGAATTCATGAGCATCTATGAACTCCTGGCACAGAACTTTCCTAAGTTGAAGATAGTCATGGAGCATATCACTACAAAAGCGGCCGTGGAGATGCTTGAGAAGTATGAGAACCTTTATGCAACAATCACGCTTCACCATCTTTTGATAACGCTGGACGACGTGGTAGGCGGAATGATGAAACCACATCTTTTCTGCAAACCTATCGCAAAGCGCCCCGAGGACAGGGAAGCTCTTTTAAAAGTGGCTCTTGAAGCACATCCAAAAGTGATGTTCGGTTCAGACTCGGCTCCTCATCCTCAGGATAAAAAAGAGTCTTGCGGATGTGCCGCGGGCGTATTTACCGCTCCTATCGCACTGCAGGTTTTGTGCGAAATATTCGACGAGTTTAATGCGCTTGAGAACCTTCAGAATTTTGTGAGCGACAATGCCCAGCGCATTTACGGGATATGTCCGGAGTTTAAAGAGGTCTCTTTAATCGCTTCGCCTTTTAAAGTACCCCAGAATTACTCCGGCGTCATTCCGATGTATGCGGGCGAAACTATAGGATGGTCGATAGAAAATGTCGAGTAA